In Marinobacter qingdaonensis, the sequence ATGTAATTACCAGTCCGGACTCGGTGGATGCCTCCAACACCGTCTTGAACCAGGGCAAACAGATTACCGGTGGCCCCTTTCAGCGTTCCGACCATGTCCAGTTGCTTGAGGTCAAAGTTTTCAAGCACTTCTTTGGGCCGATCGAGATTGGGCTCGACATCACTGACTGGCTGCTCGTCAACCATGGTCAACTGGACATCAATCGGCGGCTCGAACGGTGCCCGCCGATCGGCGGCAGAGTAGCTGAAGGCCTCGTAGGCCTTGAATTCCGGGAGCGGCTCCACGAAACCCCGCGGCTTGGCGCGCGTGTCGGCCATGAATTTATCGATGTCAGAGAACCCATTGCCTTGGGAGCATGCGGTGAGTAAGGAAACCAGACACACACCCAACCAGGCTTTTCCTGCATGCTTAGCTGCCATGCTCATTCTCCAGCCCGGTAGCGGTAAGTACGGGCAACAACCTGCATGTCAAGCTGTTCTCCATCTCCGCCTGTTGGTTTGATGGTCAGATCGTGCAAGGTCACGATCCGTGGAAGGCTAGCGACGCTGCTCACGAAGGTGGCCAGCTCATGATAGGAGCCTGAAACCCGGATATTGATGGGCAGCTCAGCGTAGAAATCACGGCGCTGTTCCGGCTGCAGCTTCACTTCCTGCAACGCCAAGCCGCTGCCGAGCGCGGTGTTGGTGATGTCTTCCAGCAGCCCGGGCACCTCGGTCTCACTCGGGAGTTGCCGGACCAGGGCGCCAAAGGTTTCTTCCATTTCCGCCATCTGGGCTTTGAACACCGCGAGGTTGGCCACCTTGTAGGCCTTTTCCTCGTACTTTTTCCGCAGGTCCTGCTCGGTCTTTTCAACCCGCTCCAGCTGGACATACTGGTCCTTGACGAAAAACCAGTAGCCGCCACCAACGATCAGGCCAAAAATGATCAACACCACGATCGCCTTGACCGGCGCCGGCCAGATTCCCGCGTTATTGACATCCAGGTCGTTGATATCAAATTCGTTAAGGCTTTTGAGAGAGTCCGCGAGGCTCATTACTTATCCTCCCCTTCGGGCTCGGGCGTCTTCTGCTGCACCGACAAGTTAAACTGGCTGTACCCCGCCCGGCGGTTATCCGCGGCCGACACATTGGAAAGGTTGGGGTTGGCAAACCAGGCAGACTCCTCGAACTGACGCATCAGGTTGGATATCCGGCTGTTTGATTCTGCCATTCCGACAATGTTGACCTGATCGCCCCGCTTTTGCAGATCGGTGTAGAACAGTCCATCCGGCAGGGTCCGCACCAGCTCGTCGAACACCCGGACGATGACCGGGCGCTTGCCTTGCAGATCCTGAATCACCTGCATACGGGCAAGCAGTTCATCGCGTTTCCGCTTCAGGCTTTCGATTTCCTTGATCTGCTCGTCCAGCTTCTTGGTCGCGGTTTCAATGTACGCATTTCTGGACTGCTGGTAGGCGATGCGGCTGTCCATGTCTGATTTCCACAGGAAAACAAGGCCGCCGGCAATGATGGCGGCGCCCAGCAGCATGACCACGAATTGCTTCTGTTTTTCCGCCCTGAGCTCTTCGCGCCAGGGTCTGAGGTTAATCTTTGCCATCAGTCGAAGCTCCTCATCGCCAGGCCGCAGGCAATCATCAGTGAGGGGGCATCGTTACTCAGGGCAGACGCGTTTACCCGCGATCCCACCGCCATGTCCGCGAACGGGTTGGCGACCAGGGTTGGCGTCCCTGTTTTCTCCTCGACCATCTCGGTCAGCCCCTGTATCGAGGCAGTACCACCTGCCAGAACCACATAGTCGACGGCGTTGTACTGGCTGGCGCCAAAGAAGAACTGCAGCGCACGAGCCACCTGCTGGACCACGGCTTCCCGGAATGGCATCAGGACTTCCGATTCGTAGTCGTCGGGCAGGCCACCCTGCTTTTTCGCCAGGCCGGCTTCCTCCAGCGACAAGCCATAACGACGCTGGATTTCCTCGGTCAGCTGCTTGCCGCCGAAGATCTGTTCCCGGGTGTAGACGGTCTTGCCATCGGCGAGCACGCTCAAGGTGGTCATGGTTGCGCCCACGTCCACGATGGCGACGACCAGTTCTTCGCCCTGGGTATCGAGCTGGGGCTCGATCAGCGAGTAGGCCCGCTCCAGAGAGTAGGCTTCGACGTCGATGATTTTTGCGGTCAGGGAGGCGATTTCGAGGGCATCCTCGCGGATATCAACGTTTTCCTTGCGACAGGCGGCAAGCAGTACGTCGACCTGATCCGGATTGCTTTCAGAGGCCCCCTGGACCTCGAAGTCGATGGCAACCTCGTCCAGCGGGTATGGAATGTACTGATCCGCCTCGAGGGCGATCTGATCTTCCATTTCGAATTCGTTCAGGCCACCGTCCATCTGGATGACCTTGGTGATGACCGCAGAGCCGGAAACGGCCACGGCAACCTGCTTGACGCCGGTACGAGACTTGGAGGCGACGCGCTTCAACACCTCACCCACTGCCTCAACATCCGTGATGTTTTTTTCCACAACGGCGTTCGCCGGCAATGGCTCCACCGCGTAGCTCTCGACCTTGTAGCGGTCGCCCTGCTTTGACAGCTCCAGCAGCTTGACCGAACTGGAACTGACGTCCACCCCCAGTACGGCACTGGATTTCTTTCCGAACAATCCGAACACGCGCTCACCCTTTACCTGGTTAGATGCACCCGGTTAAGTTACTTATGTGTTTTTTATTTAAGAGAATTTCTTCTTTTTTCCGTCTACAATGCCATTTCTTCTTCAGTTGAGAAGCGTTGCAGCGGCGAAGCGACTCATCCTTCCTAAAGCAATTTCTCAAATGATAGACCTATATCCAACAGTTGTCAGAAAAAAATGTCTCATTTGTTGCGCACATCTCGCCTTCTTGCATGGTTGTTTCTCACCGGACTGAGTGTCGCGATTATCGTCACCTCAGGTTTCTATCTTTACCTTCGCCCTGGCCTGCCACCGGTAGAGCAACTGCTCGACATCCAGCTTCAGACCCCACTTCGGGTCTACAGCCAGGACAGCAAATTAATAGCAGAATTCGGTGAAAAGAGAAGGGCACCGATCACAATCGAACAGATCCCAACAATTCAGTTACAAGCCTTCCTGGCGGCTGAAGACGCCCGCTTTTACGAGCACTTCGGGGTCGACATCAAAGGCCTGACGCGGGCTGCCATCGAACTGGTCTCCACCGGATCCATCCAGTCCGGGGGCAGTACCATCACCATGCAGGTTGCAAAAAATTACTTTCTGTCACGTGAAAGGACCTTTATCCGGAAGTTCAACGAGATACTTCTGGCACTTCAGATTGAGCGTGAACTGGACAAGAACCGCATCCTCGAGCTCTACCTGAACAAGATTTACCTGGGCAATCGCGCCTACGGCATTGCCGCGGCATCGCAGGTTTACTACAACAAACCCGTTGCCGAGCTCTCACTGGCCCAGATGGCCATGCTCGCAGGCCTGCCCAAGGCCCCCTCCGCATTCAACCCGCTCGCCAACCCGGAACGGGCCAAGATCCGCCGCAACTGGATCCTCGGCCGCATGCGTGACCTGGACTTCATCACCGGCGATGCTCACGACCTGGCCGTGGCTGCCCCGCTTACGGCCAACTACAACGCCACCGACGTCGAGGTGGATGCCGATTACGTGGCCGAAATGGCGCGCTCGGAAATCGTCCGGCGTTTCGGCGATAACGCCTACACCGATGGCTATACGGTCACTCTGACCGTGGAAAGCAAGAAACAGCAGACCGCCACCACTGCCCTGCGCAACGGCCTCGAAGCATACGACCGTCGCCACGGCTTCCGGGGTCCGATTGGACAGATTGACGCCGACACCCTGGCCGAACAGCCGCCCGAAGAGCTGATCCTGAACTACCCCACGGTAGCCGCCCTGCTGCCGGCGCTGGTTACCAAGGTTGACGACGAAGCCGGCGTGACCGATGTCCATGTCCGCAAGGTGGGGCCGGCGCGCATGCCGTTCGACACCATGACCTGGGCCCGCCGCTACAAGACCGAGGACCTGCAGGGACCGGAACCGGAGAAAGCGTCGGACGTGCTCTCGGTGGGTGACGTCGTTTACGTGCGACTCGATGACTCGAGCACTGCCAGCGAGGACGCAAAGCCGCTGCCGACGGTGTCACTGGCGCAGGTACCTCGGGCCGAGGGCGCACTGATTTCCCTGGACTCGCGCACCGGTGCGATCGAAGCGCTGGCCGGCGGCTACAGCTTCCGCCAAAGCAAATACAATCGCGCCATCCAGGCCAAACGCCAGCCCGGCTCCACCTTTAAGCCGTTCCTCTACCTGACCGCTCTGGAGAACGGGCTGACGCCGGCCACTATTTATAACGATGCCCCGATTGTGTTTGACGATTCGGAGCTGGAAACCGCCTGGAGGCCCCAGAACTCCTCGGGACAGTTCTACGGCCCTACCCGCCTGCGCGAGGCCCTGTACCGGTCCCGCAACATCGTCTCGATTCGCCTGCTGCGAGACGTTGGCATCCAGACCACCCTGGATTACCTGAAACAGCTGAGAATCCCGGTGGCAAACATGCCCGACGACCTCTCGCTCTCGCTCGGCAGCGGGCAACTGACGCCCATGCAGCTGGCCCGCGGACTCGCCGTCATCGCCAATGGCGGTTACGACGTCCAGCCCTACCTGATCGAGCGCATTCAGGACATCAATGGGGAAACCGTGTACCAGGCGCCGGAAACCATCCTGTGCGAACAGGACTGTGACCAGTTGACCGCCGAAACCGACACCGAACGCGAGGAGACCCGGACCGAGGACAACCCGCAACCCAAACCGAGAGTCATGCGCCGCCTGGCTGATGAGCGCTCAGTCTACATTCTGCATTCCATGATGCGAGACGTGATCCGCATGGGCACTGGACGACGGGCCCAGGCTCTGGGGCGCAACGACCTGGCCGGCAAGACCGGAACCACCAACGAACAGAAGGACACCTGGTTCGCCGGCTTCAACCACGACATCGCGACCACGACCTGGGTCGGCTTTGACCAGCCCGCGCCATTGGGCCGACGGGAGTTTGGTGCCAGCACGGCACTGCCGATCTGGATCGACTACATGCGGGTGGCGCTGGACGGAACACCACCGGCGACCATGCCCCGCCCCAACGGCATCGTGAACATCCGGATCAATCCGGAAACCGGTCGTCGAGCCCGGCCGGGCGAGGATGGGATTTTTGAGGTGTTCAAGGAAGAGGAAGCTCCTGCCCCGCTGACGGCGGAGGAGGAAGAGCAGCGTACCGGCAACGGCGACGACTTCTCCCAGCAGATCTTCTGACCGCCGCCGTTGGGCAGGCATAAAAAAACCGGCGGGATCACCGCCGGTTTTTTTTTCGTCCCGAACGAACCTTAGATGATGTCGTCCATGGATTTCAGCGGGTAGTGCGCCGGATACGGGTTGCGGGCAACACCGGAGTCCACGGCGGCCTGGGCCACTGCCGCGGGCACAACTTCCAGCAGACGGACATCCATCGGCTTCGGAATAATGTACTCCTTGCCGAATTCAAAGCTGTCCACACCGTAGGCTTCACAGATTTCCTGAGGCACCGGCTCTTTGGCCAGCTCACGGATGGCGTTAACCGCAGCAACCTTCATCTCTTCGTTGATGGCGGTTGCACGCACATCAAGCGCACCACGGAAAATGAACGGGAAGCCCAGAACATTGTTTACCTGGTTCGGATAGTCGGAGCGGCCGGTCGCCATGATCAGATCGTCACGGGCCGCCAGCGCAACTTCCGGGCTGATTTCCGGATCCGGGTTGGAGCAGGCAAAAACAATGGGGTTTGGCGCCATGGCCTTGAGCTGATCAGCGGTCAGGAGGTCCGGACCGGACAGCCCCAGGAACACGTCGGCACCGTCAATCGCATCATCCAGGGTGCGCTTATCGGTGTCGTTGGCGAACATGGCCTTGTACTGGTTCAGATCATCACGACCAGAGTGGATCACACCCTTGCGGTCGAGCATGAAGATGTTCTCAGAGCGAATACCGCAGCTGATCAGCAGCTTCATGCAGGCAATAGCGGCAGCACCGGCACCCAGGCACACCACTTTTGCTTCTTCAATTTTTTTGCCCTGCAGCTCAAGGGCATTGATCATGCCGGCTGCAGTCACGATGGCGGTACCGTGCTGATCGTCGTGGAAGATCGGCACGTTGCACTTCTCGATCAGCGCACGCTCGACCTCAAAGCACTCGGGGGCCTTGATGTCTTCGAGGTTGATACCACCGAAGGTATCGGCAATACGCTCAACCGTTTCAATAAACGCCTGCGGGCTTTCGGAGTTGACCTCGATGTCGAAGACATCGATGCCAGCGAAGCGCTTGAACAGTACGCCCTTGCCTTCCATTACCGGCTTGCTTGCCAGCGGACCCAGGTTACCCAGACCAAGAATCGCAGAACCGTCAGAGATGACAGCCACCAGGTTGCCCTTGGCGGTGTACTTGTATGCGTTCTCCGGGTCCTTTGCGATCTCGCGGACCGGTTCGGCAACCCCAGGGCTATACGCCAGGGAGAGATCGCGGGAGGTCTGGGTGGGCTTGGTGATTTCGACACTCAGCTTACCAGGCCGCGGCTTGGCGTGATATTCAAGGGCTGCTGCTTTCAGATCTTGAGACATTGCCACTGTTCCGTTTGTCACGTTTAAAGGTAATGAACCGCAAAGCAGAGCTCAGCGGGGCGCGACATTATGGCCCGAACCCCCTTAAACAACAAGCCTCCGCCGCCCACTTTATGATCAGTCAATAGTGCTAAATGCGTATGACGCTTTTAGCTACACTCAGTACCCCACCCACAAAAAAAGCGCCCGCAGGCGCTTTCTTCGGCGATTTCGGAGCGATCAGCCCTTCTTGCCGCCAATCCGGCCACCGAAACGCTTCTGGAAGCGATCGATACGACCACCGGTATCCATGACCTTCTGCTTGCCGGTGTAGAACGGGTGGCACTGGGAACAAACGTCCAGCTGCAGGTCGTGCCCGATGGTGGAGCGAGTCTTGATCACGTTACCGCAGGAACAGGTAGCGGTGACGTCTTCGTACTTGGGGTGGATACCTTCTTTCATGGCGAACCTCGTTAGGTCATGCCGCCACCCGGTCACGGGGCTGAGTTTGCCCAGGCGCCAGGCACCGCATGTTTGAATCGAATGTGAAGACGGGGCACAATCATGCCCTGCCGAAATCAGACCGCGAATATTACTTGCAAAACGGTCGCCAGGCAAGCATTGCCAGAGTCGCTCATCACATGCAGGGCCAATGATCAGGCCCAGTGGCGACGCGCCAAGATCCGCATTTACCGAGACTCACAAACTCACCTGGAGCCGCCGGTGTCCTCCACAGCACGAATCGCCCTTAACCGGCCATTGCGGCGCCTGTTTGATTACCGCATCCCGGACGGCACCCCCCTTGTACCCGGCCAACGGGTTCGCGTTCCCTTTGGCCGCCAGCAAGCCACCGGCCTGGTGGTGGAGACCGGCGTAACACCGCCGCCGGGCATCACGGTCAAGCCAATCCTCTCCGCGCTCGAGTCCTGGCCGGCCCTGCCCAGCGAAACCTTCCGCCTGTTGAGCTGGGCCAGTGACTACTATCAGCACCCGCTGGGCGAGTGCCTGTTCACCGCCTTGCCGGTAGCCCTGCGCAAAGGCCGACCGGCCGAACAAAAGCAGGTCACCCAATGGCGCGCGATCGGCGACCCGGCCGAGGTGCCAGCCGGCGCCCCCAGGCAGAGAGCCTTATTGGAGTGGCTGTCCGGCATAGGCAAGAGCGCCTCAGATCAGGAAATCATTCAGGCCGGCTTCACCCGCCAGCAAGTGAAAGCCTTGCTGGAGAAAAACCTGGTGCAAGCCAACACGACCCCGGCGCAGCCCGCAATCGCCCCGCACCCGGACTACGACCAACAGTCACCCACCCTGTCAGAAGCCCAGACCCGTGCCGCGGAGCAACTGGCACGGCCGGCGGAGGGGTTCGGGGCGTCGCTGCTCTATGGCATCACAGGCAGCGGCAAAACCGAGATTTACCTTCATTACCTCAAACAGCACCTTGGCCGGGACGAACAGGCCCTGGTCCTGGTGCCTGAGATCAACTTGACCCCCCAGACGGTGGCCCGGTTCCAGCGCTACTTCGGCACTCGCATTGTGGTCTGGCACTCGGCCCTCAACGATGGCGAACGGCTGTCGACCTGGCTCAAGGTTCGCAATGGCGAGCCGGTGATCCTGATCGGCACGCGCTCCGCCGTGCTCCTGCCCTTCACCCGGCTCAGGGCCATCATTGTTGACGAAGAACACGACAGCTCCTACAAGCAGGGCGAGGGTTTCCGCTATTCCGGTCGGGATGTCGCCGTCTACCGGGCACACCTGAACGACTGCCCGATCCTACTGGGCTCGGCGACGCCTTCCCTGGAGTCCTACTACAATGCGCAACAGCAGAAATACCAGCTGACGCGTCTGGAACAACGAGCCGGCCAGGCACGCCCGCCCGAAATCAGCCTGCTGGACATCCGCAGTCGCCCCCTGGACGGTGGCCTGTCCCAGCCGGCACTCGGGGCCATACGAAAAACCCTGGAACGCGGCCAGCAGGCGCTGGTGTTCGTCAACCGACGTGGCTTTGCCCCGGTCATGATGTGCTTTGACTGCGGCCACATGGTGGACTGCCCGCGCTGCGACACGCGCCTGACCTACCATCGCCGGGATCGCGCCATGCGCTGCCACCACTGCGATTACCAGACCGCTGCCACCGAGCAATGTCCCAAGTGCGAGAGCGACGCGTTCAAACCGGTCGGCCAGGGCACCGAGCGGACCGAGGATGTCCTGTCGGCGCACTTCCCCGACACGCCGGTGGTCCGGGTCGACCGGGACTCCACCCAGCGCAAGGGCAGCATCCAGGCCATCTTGGAGCGGGTCAATACCGGCGAGCCCTGCGTCCTGGTTGGAACGCAAATGCTGGCCAAAGGCCACGATTTCCCCGGCGTGACCCTGGTGGTGGTGGTGAATGCCGATGGCGGCCTGTTCAGCGTCGATTTCCGCGCCCCGGAACAACTGATCCAGACCCTGCTGCAGGTCAGTGGCCGGGCGGGCCGCGGCGCCCACGCCGGGCAGGTGCTGGTCCAGACCTGCCACAGCGACCACCCACTGCTGAAGACCCTGTGCGAGGGCCGCTACCTGGACATCGCCGACCAACTGCTGGCCGAGCGGGAAAGCGGCCAGTTTCCGCCCTTCCGGGCCATGGCCATATTCCGGGCCGAAGCGGACACCATGGAGAAGGCCCTGCAACTGCTGGATCAGATCAAACCCATGGCCCAGACCACGGGTGTTGAGGTCTGGGGACCATTGCCCGCGCTGATTGCCCGACGGGCCGACCGTTACCGCGCCCAACTGGTCCTGAACAGCGACAACCGGAAACGGCTGAACCATGTACTCAAAGGCATCTGCACGCACCTGGACCAACAGCGATTGCCCGGCAACGTGAAATGGATGATTGACGTCGACCCGCAGGAAACCGGCTAGATCGCGACCTGAGCCTTTTGCTTGCAGCGCCAGTTTCCGCGATAATAGCGCCCTTCTATTGCCAACGGGCGCCCTGCCCGATTTCCAATTTTCCAGCAAACCGAGTCATCTGACAGCATGAAAGAGACCGTTTCCGATCTGCTCCAGTCCGCACTGGCCGCACTTCAGTCTGAAGGCACCCTGCCGGCCGACCAGACCTTCTCGCCGCAAGTGGGCAACACCAAGGACAAGTCCCACGGGGACTACGCCTGCAACATTGCCCTGGTCGCGTCCAAGGCTGCCGGTTGCCCGCCGCGCAAGCTGGCGGAAGCGCTGGTCGAGAAGCTGCCAGCCAGCGCTGCGGTGGAAAAAGTGGAAATCGCCGGCCCCGGCTTCATCAACTTTTTCATGAGCACCGCCAGCGCTTTCGAAGTGGTGGAAACCATTCTGAGCCAGGCCGACCGTTTCGGACGCAACGACCACGGCAAGGGCGAACGGGTCCAGGTGGAGTTCGTCTCCGCCAACCCGACCGGTCCGCTGCACGTGGGGCACGGTCGCGGCGCCGCCATTGGCGACTGCCTGTGCCGGCTGCTGGAAGCCAACGGCTACGACGTGACCCGGGAATTCTATTACAACGACGCGGGCGCCCAGATCAACAACCTGGCGCTGTCGGTGCAGTCCCGGGTCAAGGGTCTGACTCCCGAAGACGACAGCTGGCCCGCGGACGGTTACCGGGGCGACTACATCATCGATGTCGCCAACGCCTACCTGGCGGGCGAGACGGTGACTGCCGACGATCGGGAAGTGACGGCGAAGGCCGATCCGAACGATCAGGACGCCATCCGCGAATTTGCGGTCGCCTACCTCCGTCGGGAACAGGACCTGGACCTGAAGGCCTTCGGCGTACACTTCGACGTGTACTTCCTGGAGTCGTCCCTGTACGAGCAGGGCAAGGTCGAGGCCACCGTTAAACGCCTGCAGGAAAACGGCTACACCTACGAGCAGGACGGCGCCCTGTGGCTGAAGACCACGGAATTTGGCGACGACAAGGACCGGGTGATGCGCAAGAAGGACGGCGGCTACACCTATTTCCTGCCCGATGTGGCTTACCACCTGGACAAATGGCAGCGCGGGTTCACCACGGTCATCAACGAACAGGGCGCGGATCACCACTCCACCGTGACCCGGGTCCGGGCCGGCCTACAGGCCCTGAAATCGGACATTCCCCAGGGCTGGCCGGACTACGTCCTGCACCAGATGGTGATGGTGACCCGCTCTGGCCAGGAAGTGAAAATCTCCAAGCGGGCCGGCAGCTACGTCACCGTCCGGGACCTGATCGACGAAGTCGGTCGGGATGCCACCCGGTTTTTCCTGGCGGCGCGGCGCGTGGACTCGCAGTTGACCTTCGATATCGACCTGGCCCGCTCCCAGACCAATGAAAACCCGGTCTATTACATTCAATATGCCCATGCGCGCATCTGCAGCGTCCTGCGCAAGCTGGCCGACGAGGGTATCGAGCGCGGTCGCAACGAATGCAAGGGTGACCTGTCGCTGCTGACCCTGGACGAGGAAAAGGAGCTGGCCAACCAGCTGGCCAAGTACCCCGAGTTGATTGCCAACTCCGCCGCGCAACGGGAACC encodes:
- a CDS encoding pilus assembly protein PilM, translating into MFGLFGKKSSAVLGVDVSSSSVKLLELSKQGDRYKVESYAVEPLPANAVVEKNITDVEAVGEVLKRVASKSRTGVKQVAVAVSGSAVITKVIQMDGGLNEFEMEDQIALEADQYIPYPLDEVAIDFEVQGASESNPDQVDVLLAACRKENVDIREDALEIASLTAKIIDVEAYSLERAYSLIEPQLDTQGEELVVAIVDVGATMTTLSVLADGKTVYTREQIFGGKQLTEEIQRRYGLSLEEAGLAKKQGGLPDDYESEVLMPFREAVVQQVARALQFFFGASQYNAVDYVVLAGGTASIQGLTEMVEEKTGTPTLVANPFADMAVGSRVNASALSNDAPSLMIACGLAMRSFD
- a CDS encoding penicillin-binding protein 1A; the protein is MSHLLRTSRLLAWLFLTGLSVAIIVTSGFYLYLRPGLPPVEQLLDIQLQTPLRVYSQDSKLIAEFGEKRRAPITIEQIPTIQLQAFLAAEDARFYEHFGVDIKGLTRAAIELVSTGSIQSGGSTITMQVAKNYFLSRERTFIRKFNEILLALQIERELDKNRILELYLNKIYLGNRAYGIAAASQVYYNKPVAELSLAQMAMLAGLPKAPSAFNPLANPERAKIRRNWILGRMRDLDFITGDAHDLAVAAPLTANYNATDVEVDADYVAEMARSEIVRRFGDNAYTDGYTVTLTVESKKQQTATTALRNGLEAYDRRHGFRGPIGQIDADTLAEQPPEELILNYPTVAALLPALVTKVDDEAGVTDVHVRKVGPARMPFDTMTWARRYKTEDLQGPEPEKASDVLSVGDVVYVRLDDSSTASEDAKPLPTVSLAQVPRAEGALISLDSRTGAIEALAGGYSFRQSKYNRAIQAKRQPGSTFKPFLYLTALENGLTPATIYNDAPIVFDDSELETAWRPQNSSGQFYGPTRLREALYRSRNIVSIRLLRDVGIQTTLDYLKQLRIPVANMPDDLSLSLGSGQLTPMQLARGLAVIANGGYDVQPYLIERIQDINGETVYQAPETILCEQDCDQLTAETDTEREETRTEDNPQPKPRVMRRLADERSVYILHSMMRDVIRMGTGRRAQALGRNDLAGKTGTTNEQKDTWFAGFNHDIATTTWVGFDQPAPLGRREFGASTALPIWIDYMRVALDGTPPATMPRPNGIVNIRINPETGRRARPGEDGIFEVFKEEEAPAPLTAEEEEQRTGNGDDFSQQIF
- a CDS encoding malic enzyme-like NAD(P)-binding protein; its protein translation is MSQDLKAAALEYHAKPRPGKLSVEITKPTQTSRDLSLAYSPGVAEPVREIAKDPENAYKYTAKGNLVAVISDGSAILGLGNLGPLASKPVMEGKGVLFKRFAGIDVFDIEVNSESPQAFIETVERIADTFGGINLEDIKAPECFEVERALIEKCNVPIFHDDQHGTAIVTAAGMINALELQGKKIEEAKVVCLGAGAAAIACMKLLISCGIRSENIFMLDRKGVIHSGRDDLNQYKAMFANDTDKRTLDDAIDGADVFLGLSGPDLLTADQLKAMAPNPIVFACSNPDPEISPEVALAARDDLIMATGRSDYPNQVNNVLGFPFIFRGALDVRATAINEEMKVAAVNAIRELAKEPVPQEICEAYGVDSFEFGKEYIIPKPMDVRLLEVVPAAVAQAAVDSGVARNPYPAHYPLKSMDDII
- a CDS encoding primosomal protein N', translating into MSSTARIALNRPLRRLFDYRIPDGTPLVPGQRVRVPFGRQQATGLVVETGVTPPPGITVKPILSALESWPALPSETFRLLSWASDYYQHPLGECLFTALPVALRKGRPAEQKQVTQWRAIGDPAEVPAGAPRQRALLEWLSGIGKSASDQEIIQAGFTRQQVKALLEKNLVQANTTPAQPAIAPHPDYDQQSPTLSEAQTRAAEQLARPAEGFGASLLYGITGSGKTEIYLHYLKQHLGRDEQALVLVPEINLTPQTVARFQRYFGTRIVVWHSALNDGERLSTWLKVRNGEPVILIGTRSAVLLPFTRLRAIIVDEEHDSSYKQGEGFRYSGRDVAVYRAHLNDCPILLGSATPSLESYYNAQQQKYQLTRLEQRAGQARPPEISLLDIRSRPLDGGLSQPALGAIRKTLERGQQALVFVNRRGFAPVMMCFDCGHMVDCPRCDTRLTYHRRDRAMRCHHCDYQTAATEQCPKCESDAFKPVGQGTERTEDVLSAHFPDTPVVRVDRDSTQRKGSIQAILERVNTGEPCVLVGTQMLAKGHDFPGVTLVVVVNADGGLFSVDFRAPEQLIQTLLQVSGRAGRGAHAGQVLVQTCHSDHPLLKTLCEGRYLDIADQLLAERESGQFPPFRAMAIFRAEADTMEKALQLLDQIKPMAQTTGVEVWGPLPALIARRADRYRAQLVLNSDNRKRLNHVLKGICTHLDQQRLPGNVKWMIDVDPQETG
- the rpmE gene encoding 50S ribosomal protein L31 — its product is MKEGIHPKYEDVTATCSCGNVIKTRSTIGHDLQLDVCSQCHPFYTGKQKVMDTGGRIDRFQKRFGGRIGGKKG
- the argS gene encoding arginine--tRNA ligase, coding for MKETVSDLLQSALAALQSEGTLPADQTFSPQVGNTKDKSHGDYACNIALVASKAAGCPPRKLAEALVEKLPASAAVEKVEIAGPGFINFFMSTASAFEVVETILSQADRFGRNDHGKGERVQVEFVSANPTGPLHVGHGRGAAIGDCLCRLLEANGYDVTREFYYNDAGAQINNLALSVQSRVKGLTPEDDSWPADGYRGDYIIDVANAYLAGETVTADDREVTAKADPNDQDAIREFAVAYLRREQDLDLKAFGVHFDVYFLESSLYEQGKVEATVKRLQENGYTYEQDGALWLKTTEFGDDKDRVMRKKDGGYTYFLPDVAYHLDKWQRGFTTVINEQGADHHSTVTRVRAGLQALKSDIPQGWPDYVLHQMVMVTRSGQEVKISKRAGSYVTVRDLIDEVGRDATRFFLAARRVDSQLTFDIDLARSQTNENPVYYIQYAHARICSVLRKLADEGIERGRNECKGDLSLLTLDEEKELANQLAKYPELIANSAAQREPHHLTHYLRDLAGQFHTYYNAHKVLIEDANVRDARVSLYLAIRQVIANGLDLLGVSAPEEM
- a CDS encoding PilN domain-containing protein, yielding MAKINLRPWREELRAEKQKQFVVMLLGAAIIAGGLVFLWKSDMDSRIAYQQSRNAYIETATKKLDEQIKEIESLKRKRDELLARMQVIQDLQGKRPVIVRVFDELVRTLPDGLFYTDLQKRGDQVNIVGMAESNSRISNLMRQFEESAWFANPNLSNVSAADNRRAGYSQFNLSVQQKTPEPEGEDK
- a CDS encoding pilus assembly protein PilP, with the protein product MAAKHAGKAWLGVCLVSLLTACSQGNGFSDIDKFMADTRAKPRGFVEPLPEFKAYEAFSYSAADRRAPFEPPIDVQLTMVDEQPVSDVEPNLDRPKEVLENFDLKQLDMVGTLKGATGNLFALVQDGVGGIHRVRTGNYMGQNYGRVVGVNETRIELIEIVPNGRGGWVERPRSLTLEEEEG
- a CDS encoding type 4a pilus biogenesis protein PilO, with protein sequence MSLADSLKSLNEFDINDLDVNNAGIWPAPVKAIVVLIIFGLIVGGGYWFFVKDQYVQLERVEKTEQDLRKKYEEKAYKVANLAVFKAQMAEMEETFGALVRQLPSETEVPGLLEDITNTALGSGLALQEVKLQPEQRRDFYAELPINIRVSGSYHELATFVSSVASLPRIVTLHDLTIKPTGGDGEQLDMQVVARTYRYRAGE